One genomic region from Pseudochaenichthys georgianus chromosome 15, fPseGeo1.2, whole genome shotgun sequence encodes:
- the wnt8b gene encoding protein Wnt-8b: MFMHLEVFYYIFILVAHMRSYCCWSVNNFLMTGPKAYLIYSSSVAAGAQSGIEECKYQFAWDRWNCPERALQLSTHSSLRSANRETAFVHAISSAGVMYTLTRNCSLGDFDNCGCDDSRNGQRGGHGWLWGGCSDNVGFGEAISKQFVDALETGQDSRAAMNLHNNEAGRKAVKGTMQKTCKCHGVSGSCTTQTCWLQLPEFREVGNYLKEKYHRALKVDLLRGAGNSAASRGAVTETFSSISRKELVHLEDSPDYCLENHTLGLPGTEGRECLKKGKNLSKWEKRSCKRLCGECGLAVEERKAEMVSSCNCKFHWCCAVKCEQCRKTVTKYFCVKKGGQRGRNESAGSRRKNLRLRKKH; the protein is encoded by the exons ATGTTCATGCATTTGGAGGTTTTCTATTACATTTTCATTCTCGTGGCTCACATGAGGTCGTACTGCTGCTG GTCAGTGAATAATTTCCTGATGACTGGACCCAAG GCGTACCTGATCTACTCCAGCAGTGTGGCAGCAGGAGCTCAGAGTGGCATAGAGGAGTGCAAATACCAGTTTGCATGGGACCGCTGGAACTGCCCCGAGAGAGCTCTGCAGCTGTCCACCCACAGCAGCCTGCGCAGCG CAAATCGGGAGACAGCGTTTGTCCATGCCATCAGCTCGGCCGGAGTCATGTACACTTTGACCAGGAACTGCAGCCTCGGAGACTTTGACAACTGTGGCTGCGACGACAGCAGGAACGGACAACGAG GCGGTCATGGTTGGCTCTGGGGCGGCTGCAGTGACAACGTTGGCTTTGGCGAGGCCATCTCCAAACAGTTTGTGGATGCGTTGGAGACTGGGCAGGACTCACGGGCAGCGATGAATCTCCATAACAACGAGGCCGGGCGCAAG GCTGTGAAGGGGACCATGCAGAAGACATGTAAGTGTCACGGGGTGTCGGGAAGCTGCACCACCCAGACCTGCTGGCTGCAGCTGCCGGAGTTCAGGGAGGTGGGGAACTACCTGAAGGAGAAGTACCACAGGGCTCTGAAGGTGGATCTCCTCCGAGGAGCCGGGAACAGCGCGGCCAGCCGAGGGGCCGTCACAGAGACCTTCAGCTCCATCTCTCGAAAGGAGCTGGTCCACCTCGAAGACTCCCCCGATTACTGCCTGGAAAACCACACTTTGGGCTTGCCGGGCACAGAGGGCCGCGAGTGCCTCAAGAAGGGCAAGAACTTGAGCAAGTGGGAGAAGCGCAGCTGCAAGAGGCTCTGCGGAGAGTGCGGTCTGGCTGTGGAGGAACGCAAAGCGGAGATGGTGTCAAGCTGTAATTGCAAATTCCACTGGTGTTGCGCAGTGAAGTGTGAGCAGTGCAGAAAGACAGTGACTAAATACTTCTGTGTGAAGAAAGGAGGTCAGAGGGGAAGGAACGAGAGTGCCGGGAGCCGCCGGAAGAACCTCAGACTGAGGAAGAAGCACTGA
- the scdb gene encoding LOW QUALITY PROTEIN: stearoyl-CoA desaturase b (The sequence of the model RefSeq protein was modified relative to this genomic sequence to represent the inferred CDS: deleted 1 base in 1 codon) → MTETRTLHDVKLQNGAAVAETPVEDVFDDTYKMKEGPKPPRMLVWRNIILMTLLHLGALYGLVLLPSASVSTVAWTAVCYLISALGVTAGAHRLWSHRSYKASFPLRVFLALGNSMAFQNDIYEWARDHRVHHKYSETDADPHNATRGFFFAHVGWLMVRKHPDVVEKGKKLELSDLKADKVVMFQRRHYKLSVVMLCFVVPMLVPWYFWGESLVLAYFVPGLLRYAVMLNATWLVNSAAHLYGNRPYDKSINPRENPFVAFSAIGEGFHNYHHTFPFDYATSEFGVKLNITTAFIDLMCFMGLATDPKSVSKEVIMARVKRTGEGSHKSG, encoded by the exons ATGACGGAAACCAGAACCCTTCATGATGTCAAGCTACAGAACGGAGCTGCTGTGGCAGAAACGCCGGTGGAGGATGTTTTTGACGATACCTATAAAATGAAAGAGGGTCCAAAACCACCGAGGATGCTGGTGTGGAGAAATATCATCCTGATGACGCTCCTTCATCTAGGAGCGCTTTATGGACTGGTTCTCCTGCCTTCTGCCTCGGTTTCAACTGTCGCATGGA CTGCAGTGTGCTATCTCATCAGTGCTCTCGGTGTGACTGCCGGTGCACACAGACTATGGAGCCACAGATCCTATAAGGCTTCCTTTCCTCTGCGGGTCTTCCTCGCTCTCGGCAACTCCATGGCGTTTCAG AATGACATATATGAGTGGGCGAGGGACCACCGCGTCCACCACAAGTACTCAGAGACGGACGCAGACCCCCACAATGCCACACGGGGTTTTTTCTTCGCCCACGTCGGTTGGCTGATGGTTCGCAAACATCCGGATGTCGTTGAAAAGGGCAAAAAGCTGGAGTTGTCTGACCTGAAGGCAGATAAAGTGGTGATGTTTCAGAGAAG GCACTACAAGCTCTCTGTGGTGATGCTTTGCTTCGTCGTGCCCATGTTGGTGCCCTGGTACTTCTGGGGTGAATCCTTGGTGTTGGCATATTTCGTCCCTGGACTCCTGAGATATGCTGTGATGCTCAACGCCACCTGGCTGGTCAACAGCGCCGCGCACTTATACGGCAACAGACCTTATGACAAATCCATCAACCCGAGGGAAAACCCGTTTGTTGCTTTCAGTGCCATAG GGGAAGGTTTCCACAACTACCACCACACGTTCCCCTTTGACTATGCAACGAGTGAGTTTGGCGTCAAGCTCAACATCACCACTGCCTTTATAGATCTCATGTGCTTCATGGGATTGGCCACGGACCCCAAGAGCGTGTCAAAGGAAGTAATCATGGCTCGTGTCAAGCGGACA GGTGAGGGCAGCCACAAAAGCGGCTGA